The proteins below come from a single Oerskovia jenensis genomic window:
- a CDS encoding ACT domain-containing protein — translation MSAQKLRLLDSFFTLAHEPHSSFPDDDEWVALVRAPEGLTVLREASPFGGGGDRWAGFYGDPHGLGKPGMLAAIVGPLAEAGIAVFVASTFHADLVLVPEDSVESAADVLTDAGHTVTRGR, via the coding sequence ATGTCCGCGCAGAAGCTCCGCCTCCTCGACTCGTTCTTCACGCTCGCGCACGAGCCCCACTCGTCCTTCCCCGACGACGACGAGTGGGTCGCGCTCGTCCGCGCACCCGAGGGGCTGACCGTCCTGCGCGAGGCCTCGCCCTTCGGCGGCGGCGGCGACCGGTGGGCGGGGTTCTACGGCGACCCCCACGGACTCGGCAAGCCCGGCATGCTCGCGGCGATCGTGGGCCCGCTCGCCGAGGCGGGGATCGCGGTCTTCGTCGCGTCGACGTTCCACGCGGACCTGGTGCTGGTCCCCGAGGACTCGGTCGAGTCCGCCGCGGACGTGCTCACCGACGCGGGGCACACCGTCACGCGGGGACGCTGA
- a CDS encoding LacI family DNA-binding transcriptional regulator, with the protein MSRRLAEVAKKVGVSEATVSRVLNGKPGVSQATRDSVLTALDVLGYERPTKLRGERGRLVGLVLPELANPIFPAFAEVIGGALAQQGFTPVLCTRTAGGITESEYIDLLLGQQVSGVLFAGGFYAQREADHEPYRRLAERNLPVVLMNASIESLDFPRVSCDDVVAMNQALGHLLSLGHRRIGLLLGPTDHIPSERKLAAAHALAARHGVTIDPALVQHSQYSLESGQAASVRLLDAGATAIVCASDPLALGAIRAVRRAGKQVPTDVSVVGYDDSALMNSTDPALTTVRQPIEPMGRAAVDLLASMIAGADVSRDELLFEPELVVRGSTAPLRSATTD; encoded by the coding sequence ATGTCCAGACGACTTGCCGAGGTGGCCAAGAAGGTCGGTGTCAGCGAGGCCACGGTCAGCCGCGTGCTCAACGGCAAGCCCGGGGTCTCCCAGGCGACGCGCGACTCCGTCCTCACGGCCCTCGACGTGCTCGGGTACGAGCGCCCCACCAAGCTGCGCGGTGAGCGCGGACGGCTCGTCGGCCTCGTGCTCCCCGAGCTCGCCAACCCCATCTTCCCGGCGTTCGCCGAGGTCATCGGCGGGGCGCTCGCGCAGCAGGGGTTCACGCCCGTGCTCTGCACACGCACCGCAGGCGGCATCACCGAGTCCGAGTACATCGACCTGCTCCTCGGCCAGCAGGTCTCGGGCGTGCTCTTCGCGGGCGGGTTCTACGCCCAGCGCGAGGCGGACCACGAGCCGTACCGGCGCCTCGCCGAGCGCAACCTGCCCGTCGTCCTCATGAACGCCTCGATCGAGTCGCTCGACTTCCCGCGGGTCTCGTGCGACGACGTCGTCGCCATGAACCAGGCGCTCGGGCACCTGCTGTCGCTGGGGCACCGCCGGATCGGGCTGCTGCTCGGTCCCACGGACCACATCCCGTCCGAGCGCAAGCTCGCCGCGGCCCACGCGCTCGCGGCCCGCCACGGCGTGACCATCGACCCCGCGCTCGTCCAGCACAGCCAGTACTCGCTCGAGAGCGGCCAGGCCGCCTCGGTGCGGCTCCTCGACGCCGGGGCCACGGCGATCGTGTGCGCGAGCGACCCCCTTGCGCTCGGCGCGATCCGGGCCGTGCGCCGGGCCGGCAAGCAGGTGCCGACCGACGTCTCGGTCGTGGGCTACGACGACTCGGCGCTCATGAACTCGACCGATCCCGCGCTCACGACCGTCCGCCAGCCCATCGAGCCCATGGGGCGTGCGGCCGTCGACCTGCTCGCGAGCATGATCGCGGGGGCCGACGTGTCGCGCGACGAGCTGCTGTTCGAGCCCGAGCTCGTGGTGCGCGGCTCGACCGCGCCGTTGCGGAGCGCCACGACCGACTAG